Part of the Zea mays cultivar B73 chromosome 4, Zm-B73-REFERENCE-NAM-5.0, whole genome shotgun sequence genome is shown below.
AGACAATATTGCCTCACATCATTTGTGAACCATATATACTAGTTTTACAGGCATATTTGTAATTTCATACCAAACTATATGTtctcctataaatagatgaacagtgccctacATAAAGTACCTTTTGGAGAGCGATAATTCCTCCTCTGAAGCACCTTCGCTCTAGCTTACATCAAGAAGCCGACGAAGGTACGATTGTAAATATGTTATGTATGGAGGAGGAAATAAATGGTGAAGTAACATGTTTAACTTCTTCATATCCTTCGTATATTCACCTCTATACTTTCGTGTGATTCCTTCTATCAAGCTTTAACCTTCGCCTTCGAAGTGGTTATCCAAAAGGGATAACTAGACGAAGGTTAATTACCCTTCTaacattgtgttgccttatttttaATCGTCTATAACAATTGAGAACGAGTGACAAACAGCCGCTGCGATAGTGGGTGGAGTAGGCAGTGGTGCCAAATCAACCTCCATGGGTGTGGTTGCCGATGACTTCGTGTCTCCCATCAACATTGATGGTGACGGGAGCGCGATGGGGAGACCGCATTCAACCACCGTTTTCCATTCGTGGATCACGCAAAAGTGCACGTTGTGCACTCGAATATGGCGTGCAGGGATGGCGTTCACCGGTGGGATCGTTGCATCTTGCCCAGCGACGTACGCCTCCAACAGCGCATCATCGACGATATGAAAAACTTCACGCGTACGACGGATGCGAAGAGAAACAGTTTGCTCTATACATTTCTCGTTGATCTTGAGGCCGGTGTCTCCGTTCTTATCAAAAACAACGagcgttcttcttcttctccctctgttCCCACGAGcatgtgctgataacgtgttgtaaTCAGTGGAAAACGAGATTAGGGAGAATAATAGCAATTAGTTCTTTATTGCAGGGTCCTGTTTATATACATGTGAATGAGTGCAATGCTAAAGGGTGTGTCCCTTGGCAGGCACTGGATTGATTACACAAAATATCACATTTTTCTAACAGCGTGTACGATGTTGAATGCAAGGGAAAAAACATGATGTGAATTCTCAAAGAAACTGAAAGCTGGAACGAACTTTGCATAAGGCTGCGGCTGGTTTGCCGTGCGGGAGGCCGTTATAAGAACCACGCCACCACCGTGGCCATCATACGCGCTCTCATCTCTGGCTGGCTCAGAAAACAGCCGCCAAGCGCACACACCACTCTCTCATCATGACCTCCATATAGGCCCCCTACATTCTTTGATCAGTGATCACTCTCGCTGGGTCTCACCCCCTCCCGCAGACGGCCAAACAGAACCCACGCGTGCGCGCGCGCCCACGAGCGAGCGATGCCTCCCCTCCGCCGCGCGCGCTCCATCCTGCTCCTCCTCCACTACGTGGCCGCCTCCCACCTCCTGCTGCGCGCCGCCGCGGCCACATTGCCGGACCCCGCGCCGCTCGACCCGGCACTGGTCGCGACCCCGGTGCAGCCCGCCGCCGCCGTTCCGGGGGGCACGATCCCGGCGTTCCCCGCGCAGTCGGACTCGCTGGCGGGTTCCTCGTCCACGTGCCCGCTCGCCCCTTCCCCGGCGCTCCTCCCGGCCGTGCGGGCCtcctgcgccgccgccgcggcgctGCCGCCGAGGCTGCGCTGCTGCCCCGCGCTGGCCGCGTGGCTGTTCGCGGCCTACGCGCCCGCCGCGCTCGCGGAGCGGCCGCCCGCGAGGCCtccggccgcggcggcggccgCCGTGGACATGCCGCTGCCGCCCGACGACTCCGAGGCGTGCGCGGGCGCCGCGGACCGCGCGCTTCGTGCGGCGGGGGCGACGCTGCCCCGCCCCACCGGCGGCAATAACGGGACGTGCGACGTGGCGTTCTGCTACTGCGGGGTCAGGCTGAGGCGGCTGACGTGCGGACCCCCGCCGGCAGCCGAGGGCGGGCTGTGGGCGCCGGCTGACGACGCGGCGGCGAGGAGGCTGGAGAGGGACTGCGCGCAGCCGGGCGTCCCCGGCTGCTCCAAATGCCTTCTTGCTCTGACCATGGTGAGATCGGATAGCTGACCTGATCACCTGGAACTCGTTCAATGATCCGTTCATTTCCATTTCGAGCTCAGATCGTCTGTCAGGACTCAGGGTTCTCCATCGTCTTGCATTGCAGCTAAGCTTTTGATCTAGCAATGCGGTGTTGGGTGTAGGACACactaggaaataatgcttcactgATCATCACCAGCACCAGACACTTCTACTACCGCACTGCGCACTGTCAATATTCTATTGCCTGCCTGACATGCTTTCGAGACGACATGGCGTCGAACGCAAGCATTTGGACGGTTCAACACCGCACCCCACGGGGCTACAGTATGCAGTGTCTCGGTCTACAAGCTCGGTGTTGCCTAGTAGATCTATAGTTGTTGTTAGCATGATTGGGTGTGTGGCTGCGTGAGTGAGTGATCGAGTGGCCACCTC
Proteins encoded:
- the LOC100277244 gene encoding uncharacterized protein LOC100277244 precursor translates to MPPLRRARSILLLLHYVAASHLLLRAAAATLPDPAPLDPALVATPVQPAAAVPGGTIPAFPAQSDSLAGSSSTCPLAPSPALLPAVRASCAAAAALPPRLRCCPALAAWLFAAYAPAALAERPPARPPAAAAAAVDMPLPPDDSEACAGAADRALRAAGATLPRPTGGNNGTCDVAFCYCGVRLRRLTCGPPPAAEGGLWAPADDAAARRLERDCAQPGVPGCSKCLLALTMIKNTSPGGGAAAEAASKEKQAAVRSGESDRDCELMGLMWLLQRNATRYGATATAVIQALMAVDEASAAGVAVAADAGPAAACSLPVDDMPLPAEYAQVGGASDAPRGVCCFFCLLVLFSVLSFRSVYSL